From the Bacillus tuaregi genome, one window contains:
- a CDS encoding aspartate carbamoyltransferase catalytic subunit has product MNHLLSTASLSTEEISEILNEARSFLEGEQWKPAEQQFVANLFFEPSTRTKSSFEMAERKLGLEVIPFDADFSSVLKGETLYDTVRTLESIGVNAVVIRHKIDHYFNELVGRVGIPVINAGDGCGHHPTQSLLDLLTIQQEFRHFGGLKVAIIGDVRHSRVARSNADALTRLGAEVVFSGPQEWFDDAFLENGSYEDVDTAIETADVVMLLRIQHERHAGSNQQVANDYHQQYGLTIERERKMKQGSIIMHPAPVNRNVEIADELVECSRSRIFTQMKNGVFVRMAVIKRALEKNKGGIERVNAHQKWTIAN; this is encoded by the coding sequence ATGAACCATTTATTATCGACTGCATCGTTATCCACAGAAGAGATAAGTGAAATTTTAAATGAAGCGCGGAGCTTTTTAGAGGGTGAACAATGGAAGCCGGCAGAGCAGCAGTTTGTGGCCAACTTGTTTTTTGAGCCTAGTACACGAACAAAATCCAGCTTTGAAATGGCAGAAAGAAAGCTTGGATTAGAGGTCATTCCATTTGATGCAGATTTCTCAAGTGTATTGAAGGGTGAGACATTGTATGATACGGTTCGCACACTTGAATCAATTGGAGTGAATGCGGTAGTCATTCGTCATAAAATCGATCACTATTTTAATGAACTAGTCGGTCGTGTTGGAATACCGGTCATAAATGCAGGCGATGGATGTGGACATCATCCAACTCAATCCTTATTGGATTTACTAACCATCCAACAGGAGTTTAGGCATTTTGGTGGATTAAAGGTAGCAATTATTGGCGATGTGAGACACAGTCGGGTAGCACGGTCCAACGCTGATGCCTTAACGAGATTAGGGGCAGAGGTAGTTTTTTCGGGGCCACAGGAATGGTTTGACGATGCCTTTCTTGAAAATGGAAGCTATGAGGATGTCGATACAGCCATTGAAACGGCAGATGTTGTTATGCTATTACGAATTCAGCATGAACGTCATGCTGGAAGTAATCAACAAGTAGCAAATGATTACCATCAACAATACGGATTAACGATTGAGCGCGAACGAAAAATGAAGCAGGGAAGTATTATCATGCATCCTGCACCAGTAAATAGAAATGTTGAAATAGCTGATGAACTTGTCGAATGCAGCCGCTCAAGGATTTTTACGCAAATGAAAAACGGTGTTTTTGTCCGCATGGCCGTTATAAAGCGCGCTTTGGAAAAAAATAAAGGGGGAATAGAACGTGTCAATGCTCATCAAAAATGGACAATTGCTAACTAA